The following are encoded in a window of Pectinophora gossypiella chromosome 8, ilPecGoss1.1, whole genome shotgun sequence genomic DNA:
- the LOC126368986 gene encoding uncharacterized protein LOC126368986: protein MATVFDSPFIRQRLHRLRHRDFDFDEDQRFGRCDCTSYSYFVLSMVLFSVGTVITVLALGDADGYILSNLGHMWLVGPIFICSGMMVAVKSMLYLRRKSVIQMLLHQRAIIRDMAAVQEQAYSGQVPRTASSATLPPSYDALLAGAAQTKPQPSCSDPPPPTYDEAMHLIGDDKFQNDNKNDDSAKQETSDQTSDTNPDGKP from the exons ATGGCTACCGTTTTTGATAGTCCGTTCATCAGACAACGTTTGCATCGGCTGCGGCATCGTGATTTTGACTTCGATGAAGATCAGAGATTTGGTCGCTGTGACTGCACGAGTTATTCGTACTTCGTGCTATCAATGGTGTTATTTTCTGTGGGAACTGTCATAACTGTCCTTGCCTTGGGAGATGCCGATGGTTATATTCTGAGCAACTTGGGGCACATGTGGCTAGTTGGGCCGATATTTATATGTTCTGGCATGATGGTTGCCGTTAAAAGTATGCTATATTTGCGAAGGAAAAGCGTGATTCAAATGTTACTGCATCAGCGTGCGATTATCAGG GACATGGCAGCAGTACAGGAACAGGCTTACAGTGGCCAAGTGCCTCGGACAGCATCCAGTGCAACCCTGCCTCCCTCCTACGATGCCTTATTAGCTGGTGCTGCACAGACCAAACCACAACCGTCCTGCTCAGACCCACCACCTCCAACATATGACGAAGCCATGCATCTCATTGGTGATGATAAATTCCAGAATGACAACAAAAATGATGATAGTGCCAAACAAGAAACTAGTGACCAAACATCTGACACTAATCCTGACGGTAAACCCTAA
- the LOC126368977 gene encoding UDP-N-acetylglucosamine transferase subunit ALG14 homolog, protein MAFIIVIVGLGALIAVFVIRALYLICQILTSNNTLGSSESSLRTILCIGSGGHTTELLRIMKNLEPKKYQPRLYIVADNDVSSEVKVHKAEEGQTKYALSRIPRSRNVQQSYISSVFSTLNATLHTVPVVYNFKPNIIFCNGPGTCVPVCVVAFLLRCVFILDCRIVFVESICRVRTLSLTGKILQYFADVIVVQWPQLRDVCFRAKYFGRLT, encoded by the coding sequence ATGGCATTTATTATAGTAATCGTGGGTTTAGGTGCGTTAATCGCAGTTTTTGTTATCAGAGCATTGTACTTGATTTGCCAAATATTAACAAGCAACAATACATTGGGAAGTTCTGAAAGTTCTCTACGAACTATTCTCTGCATCGGTTCAGGAGGACATACCACAGAACTGCTAAGAATTATGAAGAACTTAGAACCAAAAAAATATCAGCCCCGACTGTATATTGTAGCAGATAACGACGTTAGCAGTGAAGTTAAAGTTCATAAAGCTGAAGAGGGTCAAACTAAATATGCTCTCAGTAGGATACCAAGAAGCAGAAATGTGCAACAGTCCTATATAAGTTCAGTTTTCAGTACATTAAATGCTACCTTACACACTGTTCCTGTTGTCTATAACTTCAAGCCAAATATCATATTTTGTAATGGACCAGGCACCTGTGTTCCAGTGTGTGTTGTAGCTTTTTTGTTAAGATGTGTTTTTATTCTAGATTGTAGAATTGTGTTTGTGGAAAGCATCTGTAGAGTAAGAACATTGTCTCTAACAGGaaaaatattgcaatatttTGCTGATGTTATTGTTGTACAATGGCCACAGTTGAGAGATGTTTGTTTTAGAGCTAAATACTTTGGTAGACTAACATAG